The proteins below come from a single Arthrobacter sp. zg-Y1171 genomic window:
- the der gene encoding ribosome biogenesis GTPase Der — MNGKPLNDDTAGDGISTDEYVPSGEDQIDERLAAMDDDEADIRARSLRAGLDDYELDEEDAALLAGGFEEYDEDAPLRQDPVVAIVGRPNVGKSTLVNRILGRREAVVEDTPGVTRDRVTYPATWNGVNFTLVDTGGWEHDARGIHARVADQAEIAVDHADAVMLVVDATVGITATDEAVVRMLRGKGKPVVVVANKVDDIQNEADASSLWGLGFGEPYPVSALHGRGTGDMLDAVLDVLPEYSAYGGLDRSGGPRRIALIGRPNVGKSSLLNKLAGSERVVVDDTAGTTRDPVDEMIELGGRTWRFVDTAGIRRRQHMAQGADFYASLRTQAALEKAEVAVVLLAVDEVLSEQDVRILQLAIESGRALVLAFNKWDLLDDERRRYLKIEIERDLAHVEWAPHVNISAKTGWHKDRLVPALDTALENWDKRIPTGKLNAFLGELVAAHPHPVRGGKQPRILFGTQASSRPPKFVLFTTGFLDPGYRRFITRRLRETFGFEGTPIEVSMRVREKRGKTSKR; from the coding sequence ATGAACGGAAAACCTCTCAACGACGACACCGCCGGTGACGGGATCTCCACGGACGAGTACGTCCCGTCCGGAGAAGACCAGATCGACGAGCGCCTCGCGGCAATGGATGACGACGAGGCCGATATCCGCGCCCGTTCCCTCCGCGCCGGTCTCGACGACTATGAACTTGATGAAGAAGACGCCGCGCTGCTCGCCGGCGGCTTCGAAGAATACGACGAAGACGCACCCCTGCGCCAGGATCCGGTGGTCGCCATCGTGGGCCGCCCGAACGTGGGCAAATCGACCCTGGTGAACCGTATCCTCGGCCGCCGTGAGGCCGTCGTCGAAGACACCCCCGGTGTGACCCGTGACCGGGTTACCTACCCCGCGACCTGGAACGGCGTGAACTTCACCCTGGTGGATACCGGCGGCTGGGAGCACGACGCCCGCGGCATCCACGCCCGGGTAGCCGACCAGGCCGAAATCGCCGTTGACCACGCCGACGCCGTCATGCTGGTGGTCGACGCGACCGTCGGCATCACCGCCACCGACGAAGCCGTGGTGCGGATGCTGCGCGGCAAGGGCAAGCCCGTCGTCGTCGTCGCCAACAAGGTGGACGACATCCAGAACGAAGCCGATGCCTCCTCCCTCTGGGGCCTGGGCTTCGGTGAGCCGTACCCGGTCTCCGCCCTGCACGGCCGCGGCACCGGTGACATGCTCGACGCCGTCCTCGACGTGCTGCCCGAGTACTCGGCGTACGGCGGACTGGACCGCTCCGGCGGACCGCGACGCATCGCCCTGATCGGCCGCCCGAACGTGGGCAAGTCCTCGCTGCTGAACAAGCTCGCCGGTTCCGAACGCGTGGTCGTTGATGACACCGCCGGCACCACCCGCGACCCGGTGGACGAAATGATCGAGCTCGGCGGCCGCACCTGGCGCTTCGTCGACACCGCCGGCATCCGCCGCCGCCAGCACATGGCACAGGGCGCCGACTTCTACGCCTCCCTGCGTACCCAGGCTGCCCTGGAAAAGGCCGAGGTCGCCGTCGTGCTCCTGGCCGTGGACGAGGTCCTCAGCGAGCAGGACGTCCGTATCCTGCAGCTGGCCATCGAATCCGGCCGCGCACTGGTTCTCGCCTTCAACAAGTGGGACCTGCTCGACGACGAGCGCCGCCGTTACCTCAAGATCGAGATCGAGCGGGACCTGGCCCACGTTGAATGGGCTCCCCACGTCAACATCTCGGCCAAGACCGGCTGGCACAAGGACCGTCTTGTTCCGGCACTGGATACTGCCCTGGAAAACTGGGACAAGCGCATCCCCACCGGAAAGCTCAACGCCTTCCTGGGTGAGCTTGTCGCGGCCCATCCGCACCCCGTGCGCGGCGGCAAGCAGCCCCGCATCCTCTTCGGTACGCAGGCTTCCTCACGTCCGCCGAAGTTCGTGCTGTTCACCACCGGCTTCCTGGATCCCGGCTACCGCCGCTTCATCACCCGCCGGCTGCGTGAAACCTTCGGCTTCGAGGGCACGCCCATCGAGGTCAGCATGCGCGTCCGCGAGAAGCGCGGCAAGACCAGCAAGCGCTAA
- a CDS encoding LPXTG cell wall anchor domain-containing protein, whose translation MRPDLAGTGASGTSLALLGAGGLLVAGAAGVYFTRRRGVQES comes from the coding sequence GTGAGGCCCGATCTGGCCGGCACCGGTGCTTCCGGCACATCGCTCGCCCTGCTCGGAGCCGGAGGCCTTCTTGTTGCGGGTGCTGCCGGCGTGTACTTCACGCGTCGCCGCGGAGTCCAGGAATCGTAG
- the cmk gene encoding (d)CMP kinase, with amino-acid sequence MSSNVDPAQFRQGKPLVVAIDGPSGSGKSSISREVARRLHAAYLDTGAMYRAVTLSCMEAGIDLTDSVAVEAAAENADIALSLSPDEEWVRVSGRDVTDAIREPAVSSSVSAVATTLGARAELVRRQQQLIRDSGLRIVAEGRDITTVVAPHAEVRILLTASEEARLRRRGIQLGGTQTAAALKEQVLVRDAKDSTVVEFQQAADGVVTIDSSDLDFEETVSAVLEVVFTSTH; translated from the coding sequence GTGAGTTCTAATGTGGATCCGGCCCAGTTCCGGCAGGGCAAGCCGCTGGTTGTGGCCATCGACGGACCGTCGGGTTCGGGCAAGTCCAGCATCAGCCGTGAAGTGGCCCGCCGCCTGCACGCCGCCTACCTCGACACCGGTGCCATGTACCGCGCGGTCACGCTCTCCTGCATGGAGGCCGGCATCGACCTGACTGATTCGGTGGCCGTCGAGGCCGCCGCGGAAAACGCCGATATTGCCCTCAGCCTGTCCCCGGACGAGGAATGGGTGCGGGTCAGCGGCCGGGACGTCACCGACGCGATCCGCGAGCCCGCCGTCTCGTCCTCGGTCAGCGCCGTCGCCACCACCCTGGGTGCCCGGGCGGAACTCGTCCGGCGCCAGCAGCAGCTGATTCGGGACTCCGGCCTGCGGATCGTGGCCGAGGGCCGGGACATCACCACAGTGGTGGCTCCGCATGCCGAGGTGCGGATCCTGCTCACCGCCAGCGAAGAAGCCCGGCTCCGCCGCCGCGGCATCCAGCTGGGCGGCACGCAGACCGCAGCCGCCCTGAAGGAACAGGTACTGGTCCGCGACGCGAAGGACTCCACCGTGGTGGAATTCCAGCAGGCCGCCGACGGCGTCGTCACCATCGATTCATCCGACCTGGACTTCGAAGAGACGGTCTCGGCCGTGCTCGAAGTGGTTTTCACCAGTACCCACTAG
- a CDS encoding AAA family ATPase produces MDFLGRSADRATVDNLLSQARAGLSGAVIVRGEAGIGKTALLEYARGRADASGFRVVSSVGVECETQFAFAGLHQLCAPLLDRMGALPEPQQTALGVAFGQRNGAVPDWFLIGLATLNLLAEAAEEGPLLCLVDDAQWLDEASAQVLTFVARRVAAEPMALVFALREPTDRDVRGFDGIPGLRLGGLDEADARELLAAADYVPLDDGMREHVVAEAHGNPLALLELARSAPAAWVAGGFEPVPGITDRIEDTFRRRADSLPAPTRLLLLVAAADSTGEVALLWRAAAHLGIAGESAAPAEAAGLLEIDTRVRFRHPLVRSAVLRSAAPLERRRAHDALAAAIDPDVDPDRRAWHRAQAVLGTDEDAAAGLVRSADRARARGGLAAAAAFMEHAARLTPDPATRASRALEAAQDKHEAGADASELLTVASAGPLDTLQQARLELLRARIAFHLARDAEGQRMLLEAAKSLAPLDPVLSRETYLRALEAAIVTGDFRRGRGIPEVTEAALTAPVATGSLRPADLLLDGLVTTFTQGYSAGVPELRRALAAFGGQEQDVDALSVADTCRWGWLASRTAMSVFDDEMLHAVSIRHVRLTRESGALAALPDALLGQSVIQVLSGEFDRAAEHAAIAAATEAVPLLHAQLLLSAWRGRPDETAGMRASIVRKAAEQAHSTEDALTQYAMAVLHNGLGDYSAAHAAAARAFDTEAVRFNNLAHSELVEAACRSGRPESAADALEQLTSRALASGTPWGLGLAARSRALTSTGTAAEEHFREAIEQLNRCRITTHLARTHLVYGEWLRREGRRQDAREQLRTAHELLLDMGAEAFAARAARELRATGEHPRKRSAQPADSLTAHEMHIARLVATGATSREVATELFLSPRTIDAHLRNIFRKMGVTSRRQLRELSLS; encoded by the coding sequence ATGGACTTCCTGGGCCGCTCCGCGGACCGCGCAACGGTCGACAACCTCCTCTCGCAGGCACGTGCCGGGCTGAGTGGGGCAGTCATCGTCCGAGGGGAAGCGGGAATCGGAAAGACGGCGTTGCTCGAGTACGCCCGCGGCAGGGCTGATGCCTCGGGGTTCCGAGTAGTGTCCTCGGTCGGGGTGGAGTGCGAGACGCAGTTCGCTTTTGCCGGCCTGCATCAGTTGTGCGCGCCCCTGCTGGACCGCATGGGTGCCCTGCCCGAGCCGCAGCAGACCGCTCTGGGCGTGGCGTTCGGGCAGCGAAACGGTGCAGTACCGGATTGGTTTCTGATAGGGCTGGCCACTCTCAACCTGCTGGCCGAGGCCGCTGAGGAAGGGCCCCTTCTGTGCCTCGTTGACGATGCGCAGTGGCTGGACGAGGCGTCGGCTCAGGTCCTCACATTTGTGGCACGACGGGTCGCCGCGGAGCCGATGGCGCTGGTGTTCGCACTGCGGGAGCCCACCGACCGCGATGTGCGCGGGTTCGACGGCATACCCGGCTTACGCTTGGGCGGGCTCGACGAGGCCGACGCGCGGGAGCTGCTGGCAGCAGCCGACTACGTACCCCTGGACGACGGGATGCGCGAGCATGTCGTCGCGGAGGCGCACGGGAACCCTCTCGCGCTGCTGGAGCTGGCCCGAAGCGCGCCGGCGGCATGGGTGGCCGGCGGGTTCGAGCCGGTGCCGGGCATCACGGACCGCATCGAGGACACCTTTCGGCGCCGCGCGGACAGCCTGCCGGCACCTACTCGACTATTGCTGCTGGTTGCCGCGGCCGATTCTACCGGCGAGGTGGCGCTGCTCTGGCGTGCGGCCGCGCACCTGGGGATCGCCGGCGAGTCTGCCGCGCCCGCAGAGGCCGCCGGACTCCTGGAGATTGATACACGGGTGAGGTTTCGCCATCCGCTGGTGCGTTCAGCTGTGCTTCGGTCCGCCGCCCCGCTGGAGCGCCGCCGTGCACACGACGCGCTGGCCGCTGCCATCGATCCAGACGTCGACCCCGACCGCCGCGCCTGGCACCGGGCCCAGGCCGTGCTGGGCACCGACGAGGACGCCGCCGCTGGGCTGGTGCGGTCAGCAGACCGGGCGCGCGCCCGCGGCGGGCTGGCCGCTGCGGCGGCGTTCATGGAGCATGCGGCCAGACTGACCCCTGACCCTGCCACCCGCGCGAGCCGGGCGCTGGAGGCCGCGCAGGATAAGCACGAGGCTGGTGCGGACGCCTCCGAGTTGCTGACGGTCGCTTCGGCCGGGCCGCTCGATACCCTGCAGCAGGCTCGCCTCGAACTGCTGCGCGCACGGATCGCGTTCCACCTCGCGCGCGACGCCGAAGGGCAAAGGATGCTGCTGGAAGCCGCTAAGAGCCTGGCCCCGCTGGACCCGGTGCTGTCCCGTGAGACGTATCTGCGCGCGCTCGAAGCGGCGATCGTCACCGGTGACTTCCGCCGCGGCCGCGGCATACCGGAAGTGACCGAGGCTGCCCTGACGGCGCCCGTAGCGACGGGGTCTCTGCGGCCTGCGGATCTGCTGCTCGACGGGCTTGTGACGACCTTCACTCAGGGGTATTCGGCCGGTGTGCCGGAGCTGCGGCGGGCGCTGGCGGCCTTCGGAGGCCAGGAGCAGGATGTTGATGCGCTGAGCGTCGCCGACACCTGCCGCTGGGGGTGGCTCGCCAGCCGAACCGCAATGTCGGTGTTCGACGACGAGATGCTCCACGCCGTGTCCATCCGTCATGTCCGTCTGACCCGTGAGTCCGGCGCGCTTGCCGCACTCCCGGACGCACTTCTGGGCCAATCCGTCATACAAGTGCTCTCGGGTGAGTTCGACCGCGCAGCCGAGCACGCAGCGATCGCAGCCGCGACCGAGGCTGTGCCCTTGCTGCACGCGCAGCTCCTCCTGTCTGCCTGGCGCGGCCGTCCAGACGAGACCGCCGGGATGCGCGCGAGCATTGTCCGCAAGGCTGCCGAACAGGCGCACAGCACCGAGGATGCCCTGACGCAGTACGCCATGGCGGTGCTGCATAACGGTCTGGGCGACTACTCCGCAGCTCATGCCGCGGCGGCACGGGCCTTCGACACCGAAGCGGTGAGGTTCAACAACCTGGCCCACTCTGAACTCGTCGAAGCGGCGTGCCGTTCCGGCCGGCCGGAGAGTGCGGCCGATGCGCTGGAGCAACTCACTTCACGCGCCCTCGCCAGCGGTACGCCGTGGGGGCTCGGTCTGGCGGCGCGTTCACGGGCTTTGACCTCTACGGGGACAGCCGCTGAGGAACACTTCCGCGAGGCGATCGAACAACTCAACCGCTGCCGGATAACCACCCATCTCGCCCGAACGCACCTCGTCTACGGCGAGTGGCTCCGCCGCGAGGGCCGCCGCCAGGACGCCCGCGAACAGCTCCGCACCGCGCACGAACTGTTACTGGACATGGGCGCCGAGGCGTTCGCCGCCCGCGCCGCCCGCGAACTTCGCGCCACCGGCGAGCACCCCCGCAAGCGAAGCGCCCAGCCGGCCGACTCCCTCACCGCCCACGAGATGCACATCGCCCGGCTGGTGGCCACCGGTGCAACCTCCCGCGAAGTCGCCACGGAACTCTTTCTCAGCCCACGGACGATTGATGCCCACCTCCGCAATATTTTCCGCAAAATGGGCGTCACCTCGCGCCGTCAGCTCCGCGAGCTGTCCCTTTCCTGA
- a CDS encoding Ltp family lipoprotein, with product MSDFPKDHSPQGEYPTPGPASVPTKKKRKKWPWVVAIVLILFFGGCVSSLTGGSDDSSTASSTDETQTSETSSEAAPSTTAPEPVKEPEPAKEPAAPSPAAPAPAENSVPVEFKSALRQADTYANTMHMSKVGLYDQLTSEYGGKFSPEAAQYAVDNVKTDWNKNALEKAKTYQETMAMSPDAVYDQLVSEYGEKFTPAEADYAIQNLNQ from the coding sequence ATGTCCGATTTCCCCAAAGATCATTCTCCCCAGGGAGAATATCCCACACCCGGCCCCGCCTCTGTACCTACTAAGAAAAAACGCAAAAAGTGGCCGTGGGTTGTCGCCATTGTCCTAATCCTCTTTTTTGGCGGCTGCGTGTCCTCTCTTACGGGTGGGTCTGATGACAGCAGTACTGCATCCTCAACCGACGAGACCCAAACATCTGAGACGTCCTCAGAGGCGGCACCCTCGACTACGGCCCCGGAACCTGTAAAGGAGCCGGAACCTGCAAAGGAACCGGCTGCCCCCAGTCCCGCTGCTCCTGCCCCTGCTGAAAATTCTGTTCCCGTTGAATTCAAGTCGGCACTTCGTCAGGCCGACACCTACGCGAACACAATGCACATGTCCAAAGTCGGACTCTATGACCAGCTGACTTCCGAATATGGTGGGAAATTTTCACCCGAGGCCGCACAATATGCCGTCGATAACGTGAAGACGGACTGGAACAAGAACGCGCTGGAGAAGGCGAAAACTTATCAGGAGACGATGGCCATGTCTCCGGATGCCGTCTACGACCAGCTGGTTTCCGAATACGGAGAAAAGTTCACTCCGGCTGAGGCGGATTACGCGATTCAAAACCTGAACCAGTAG
- a CDS encoding small multidrug efflux protein, translating into MNLIQELIINFQDLAAQVPEIIRPFIVMLAGAVPFIETEGASVIGILGGLHPIVAGIAAAVGNFLSVVLVVLFTSRARTAVTNHNRDRVSAARSAERVPASLGYQGSAAFEETAPAKPVSKGRQRFMKWLVRFGVPGASILGPLAIPTQFTSAILIASGTPRGWVLLWQGVAIVIWTTVATVLFWAALTFVVGV; encoded by the coding sequence ATGAACCTCATTCAGGAACTGATCATCAACTTCCAGGATCTGGCGGCCCAAGTGCCCGAGATCATCCGGCCCTTCATCGTGATGCTCGCCGGGGCCGTCCCGTTCATCGAGACCGAAGGGGCCTCCGTGATCGGCATCCTCGGCGGCCTCCACCCTATCGTTGCCGGTATCGCCGCCGCAGTCGGCAATTTCCTGAGCGTGGTTCTCGTGGTGCTCTTCACCTCCCGGGCCCGCACTGCGGTCACCAACCACAACAGGGACCGTGTCTCGGCTGCCCGGAGCGCCGAGCGCGTCCCGGCCTCCCTGGGTTACCAGGGGTCCGCTGCGTTCGAGGAGACGGCGCCGGCCAAGCCCGTATCCAAGGGGCGCCAGCGCTTCATGAAGTGGCTCGTCCGCTTCGGCGTCCCCGGCGCGAGCATCCTCGGTCCCCTTGCAATCCCGACCCAGTTCACCTCCGCGATCCTCATCGCGAGCGGAACCCCCCGTGGCTGGGTGCTGCTCTGGCAAGGTGTGGCAATCGTCATATGGACGACAGTGGCCACCGTCTTGTTCTGGGCCGCCCTCACCTTCGTCGTCGGGGTCTGA
- a CDS encoding alpha/beta hydrolase: MEMLFVHGAGGYQDDLPLAEELHTRLGLPVTAPRFPDEDMSAAGWRSEIERHRNALAPDLVIVGHSFGASMALLHLADGFQGTAPLGLALLAMPFWGSEGWQAEYTLPADAKLPIGFPVWLHHCVDDDVVPIGHLDRYTARLPQAQVRRHTSGGHQFEGRMGAVADDVGTL; the protein is encoded by the coding sequence ATGGAGATGCTCTTCGTCCATGGAGCCGGCGGCTACCAGGACGACCTACCCCTCGCAGAAGAACTGCACACCCGCCTCGGCCTGCCCGTTACGGCGCCCCGCTTCCCCGACGAGGACATGTCAGCCGCGGGCTGGCGGAGCGAGATCGAACGGCACCGGAACGCCCTCGCCCCTGACCTGGTCATCGTCGGGCATTCCTTCGGGGCGTCGATGGCCCTGCTTCACCTCGCCGATGGATTTCAGGGCACGGCGCCGCTGGGACTCGCCCTCCTGGCAATGCCTTTCTGGGGATCGGAGGGCTGGCAGGCGGAGTACACGCTGCCTGCGGACGCCAAGCTGCCGATCGGTTTCCCGGTCTGGCTCCACCATTGCGTCGACGACGATGTGGTGCCCATCGGCCATCTGGACCGGTACACGGCCCGGTTGCCGCAGGCGCAAGTCCGCCGACATACGTCCGGCGGGCACCAGTTCGAGGGGCGGATGGGGGCGGTTGCCGACGACGTCGGCACGCTCTAG
- a CDS encoding sorbosone dehydrogenase family protein produces the protein MERPETEVLATGLDAPWSIAFHEGIPLVSERDSARILELDAAGNAREAGTIEGAAGRGEGGLLGIAVQDGYLYTYFTGDAGNRIERRSITGDPGSLALGEAETILDSIPAGPVHNGGRLAFGPDGMLYATTGDAGSRDSAQDRDSLSGKILRMNPDGSNPEDNPFPGTLVYSYGHRNPQGIAWDSDGVLYASEFGQNTWDELNVIEPGGNYGWPEVEGIAGEEGFIDPVQQWTPGEASPSGIAVAGSTLYIANLRGERLREVPLDNPGAPIEQLAGDYGRLRDVVNAPDGSVWVLTNNTDGRGRPGQDDDRILRLETD, from the coding sequence GTGGAAAGACCGGAAACGGAAGTCCTCGCCACCGGTCTCGACGCCCCGTGGTCCATCGCGTTCCACGAGGGCATCCCGCTGGTCAGCGAGCGGGACTCTGCACGAATCCTGGAGCTCGACGCGGCCGGTAACGCCCGCGAGGCCGGCACCATCGAGGGCGCCGCAGGCAGGGGAGAGGGAGGGCTTCTCGGCATCGCCGTCCAGGACGGGTACCTGTATACCTATTTCACCGGGGACGCCGGGAACCGGATCGAACGCCGCAGCATCACCGGTGACCCCGGGTCATTGGCGCTGGGCGAAGCGGAAACCATCCTCGACTCAATCCCCGCCGGCCCGGTCCACAACGGGGGCCGCCTTGCGTTCGGCCCGGACGGCATGCTGTACGCCACCACTGGCGACGCCGGCAGCCGGGACAGCGCGCAGGACCGGGATTCGCTCTCGGGCAAGATCCTGCGGATGAACCCGGACGGCAGCAACCCGGAGGACAACCCCTTCCCGGGAACGCTCGTGTACAGCTATGGACACCGCAACCCGCAGGGCATCGCCTGGGACAGCGACGGCGTCCTCTATGCGAGCGAGTTCGGACAGAACACCTGGGATGAACTGAACGTCATCGAGCCCGGCGGGAACTACGGCTGGCCCGAGGTCGAAGGCATAGCAGGAGAGGAAGGCTTCATTGACCCGGTCCAGCAGTGGACGCCCGGGGAAGCCAGTCCGAGCGGCATCGCCGTGGCGGGCAGCACTCTGTATATTGCCAACCTGCGCGGCGAACGGCTGCGGGAGGTCCCGCTCGATAATCCCGGTGCCCCCATCGAGCAGCTGGCCGGCGACTACGGCCGGCTGCGCGACGTCGTCAACGCTCCGGACGGCAGTGTGTGGGTCCTGACGAACAACACCGACGGCCGCGGCCGTCCGGGGCAGGACGACGACCGGATTCTCCGCCTGGAAACGGATTAG
- a CDS encoding SDR family NAD(P)-dependent oxidoreductase, whose translation MAAVIPSRKVIIHGAGGAIGGAVAEEFARRGAELFLAGHRLDSVNTTADRVRALGGGPVHTAEVDASDPAAVDAHADAVVDAAGRIDAVLNAAGLPAVQGVPLLDMSVDDVVSPAAGWLRTQFITSRAAAVHMVGRGSGTVLLLSASPARVSIAGVGGFAAACAAVEALTRTLAAELGPSGVRVVCLRPQRILETIGSTPDLPMALDEFTRFLESLTTTGTLPTLKEVAEAAVFLVEGGAGSMNGAVLNLTSGMSVD comes from the coding sequence ATGGCTGCGGTGATCCCATCCCGGAAGGTCATTATCCATGGCGCCGGCGGGGCGATCGGCGGTGCCGTAGCGGAGGAATTTGCCCGCCGCGGGGCGGAGCTGTTCCTCGCCGGGCACCGCCTGGACTCCGTTAATACGACGGCGGACCGCGTCCGCGCACTGGGTGGCGGGCCGGTGCATACGGCAGAAGTCGATGCCTCCGATCCGGCGGCCGTGGACGCGCACGCCGACGCCGTCGTCGACGCCGCAGGAAGGATCGATGCCGTGCTCAATGCGGCCGGCCTCCCCGCGGTGCAAGGCGTCCCGCTGCTCGATATGTCCGTGGACGACGTCGTCTCGCCGGCAGCAGGCTGGCTGCGCACACAGTTCATCACCTCGCGGGCCGCTGCCGTACACATGGTTGGACGCGGAAGCGGAACGGTCCTGCTGCTGTCCGCCTCGCCGGCGAGGGTCTCCATTGCCGGAGTGGGCGGCTTCGCAGCGGCTTGTGCCGCCGTCGAAGCACTCACGCGTACCCTTGCCGCGGAGTTGGGCCCTTCGGGAGTAAGGGTTGTCTGCCTTCGCCCGCAGCGCATCCTGGAAACCATCGGAAGCACGCCGGACCTGCCGATGGCACTGGACGAGTTCACCCGCTTCCTGGAATCCCTCACCACCACCGGAACCCTCCCGACCCTCAAGGAGGTGGCCGAAGCAGCGGTCTTTCTGGTCGAGGGCGGCGCCGGGAGTATGAACGGGGCCGTCCTGAACCTCACGAGCGGGATGAGCGTCGATTGA
- a CDS encoding GNAT family N-acetyltransferase translates to MIEVHPATADRFDDVAAVLAPKSPDAQACWCLSYRLPTSEFRALAGADQQGRLRRYAEEGTPPGVVAYVDGEAAGWCSVSPRASHHRLRSSRTIPAVDDVPVWSVVCLVIRPQFRRQGLARHLLHGAVDYARSAGAPALEAYPIDAAGGRISSSLAYVGTTALFEAAGFERAAETASKSGGKTRWLMRRRLA, encoded by the coding sequence ATGATCGAGGTCCATCCCGCCACCGCCGACCGGTTCGACGACGTCGCGGCGGTCCTTGCGCCGAAGAGCCCCGATGCCCAGGCCTGCTGGTGCCTCAGCTACCGTCTCCCGACGTCGGAGTTCCGTGCTCTCGCCGGCGCTGACCAGCAGGGCAGGCTGCGCCGGTATGCGGAGGAAGGCACCCCGCCCGGCGTCGTCGCCTATGTGGACGGCGAGGCCGCGGGCTGGTGTTCGGTGAGCCCGCGCGCCAGCCACCACCGGCTGCGGTCCTCACGGACCATCCCCGCCGTCGACGATGTTCCGGTGTGGAGCGTGGTCTGCCTGGTCATCCGTCCGCAGTTCCGCCGGCAGGGACTGGCCCGGCACCTGCTCCACGGCGCCGTCGACTATGCCCGTTCTGCAGGCGCTCCGGCGCTGGAGGCCTACCCGATCGACGCCGCCGGCGGCAGGATCAGTTCCTCGCTCGCGTACGTCGGCACTACTGCGCTGTTCGAGGCAGCCGGCTTCGAACGCGCGGCGGAGACGGCGTCGAAATCCGGCGGGAAAACCCGGTGGCTGATGCGCAGACGACTCGCCTAA
- a CDS encoding prephenate dehydrogenase, translating to MAAAADGGTHLSGSVLIIGTGLLGTSIGLGLSARGVDVVLSDLSPSTEAVARDIGAGRLLSTAGEGFEPALVVVAAPPDVTAALAAAALKDWPAAVVVDIASVKSAVLADLRERDADLSRYVGTHPMAGREKSGPVAARAELFNGMPWVICPPEEAAPDAVRRAEALAFDLGAVVSRMSAEEHDASVALTSHLPQVMASLVASRLQETPPQSLALSGNGLRDVTRIAASDPNLWVQILSGNAGRLVPILHGVREDLNRLIRTLEDPVADGARLDMAQLIAEGNAGQARIPGKHGGPAQTFVSFTVLVDDTPGQIARLLTEIGEIGVNLEDLRLEHASGRQVGRAEISVLPGRVNDLVSELSARGWKVVQ from the coding sequence ATGGCCGCTGCCGCTGACGGGGGCACCCACCTGTCCGGATCCGTGCTGATCATCGGCACGGGACTGCTGGGCACCAGTATCGGCCTCGGGCTTTCTGCCCGGGGTGTCGACGTGGTGCTCTCGGACCTGTCTCCCTCGACAGAGGCCGTGGCCCGCGACATCGGCGCCGGACGGTTGCTTAGCACCGCCGGTGAAGGCTTCGAGCCGGCACTCGTCGTCGTTGCCGCTCCTCCGGACGTCACCGCGGCCCTGGCCGCGGCAGCACTGAAGGACTGGCCGGCCGCCGTCGTCGTCGATATTGCCAGCGTCAAGTCCGCCGTCCTGGCGGACCTGCGGGAGCGCGACGCCGACCTCAGCCGTTATGTGGGCACGCACCCGATGGCGGGCCGGGAGAAATCCGGGCCGGTGGCTGCGCGGGCGGAACTGTTCAACGGGATGCCCTGGGTGATCTGCCCGCCGGAGGAAGCGGCTCCGGACGCCGTCCGCCGTGCCGAGGCCCTTGCCTTCGACCTGGGCGCCGTGGTCTCCCGGATGTCCGCCGAAGAGCACGACGCGTCCGTGGCGCTGACCTCGCACCTGCCGCAGGTCATGGCTTCCCTGGTGGCGAGCCGGCTGCAGGAAACCCCGCCGCAGTCCCTCGCCCTGTCCGGCAACGGCCTGCGGGACGTGACCCGGATTGCCGCCAGCGATCCGAATCTCTGGGTGCAGATCCTCAGCGGAAACGCCGGGCGGCTGGTGCCGATCCTGCACGGGGTCCGCGAGGACCTGAACCGGCTGATCCGCACGCTCGAAGACCCGGTGGCGGACGGTGCGCGCCTGGACATGGCGCAGCTGATTGCCGAAGGCAACGCTGGGCAGGCCCGGATTCCGGGCAAGCACGGCGGACCGGCGCAGACCTTTGTGTCCTTCACCGTCCTGGTGGATGACACACCGGGCCAGATTGCCCGGCTGCTCACCGAAATCGGTGAGATCGGCGTGAACCTGGAGGACCTCCGGCTGGAGCACGCCTCCGGCCGGCAGGTGGGACGGGCGGAAATCTCCGTCCTGCCCGGCCGGGTGAATGACCTTGTTTCTGAATTAAGCGCCCGCGGGTGGAAGGTAGTGCAGTGA